A single Anabas testudineus chromosome 10, fAnaTes1.2, whole genome shotgun sequence DNA region contains:
- the LOC113160710 gene encoding neuronal acetylcholine receptor subunit alpha-9-II: MLMMIPLIYVVMLFPEVAHSAQGHYAQKLLNDLMENYSSALRPVEDTDRALNVTLQITLSQIKDMDERNQVLIAYLWIRQTWHDAYLKWNKEDYDGLEVIHIPSSLVWRPDLVLYNKADDDFSGPMDTNVRLRYNGEITWDAPAITKSSCVVDVSYFPFDSQECNLTFGSWTYNGNQVDIIMGMDSGDLSDFVENVEWECHGMPATKNVIMYGCCSDPYPDITYTVLLQRRSSFYIFNLLLPCFLISFLAPLGFYLPADSGEKVSLGVTVLLALTVFQLMVAESMPPSESVPLIGKYYIATMTMVTASTALTIFIMNIHFCGAEAKPVPHWAKVLIIDYMSKIFFVYEVGENCASASSSSSVHSLQDDIRHQQYSSHIQANGNPKSHSSQKDQQSHKHPRPQTPKPQHHPRVRAQHHITRGERSHLSSSAPGRYESSNGKVYTGDCCKGDQKVPCCPEDQKFNCCPEDKKPPPQGPTVTFGPCVFCTHSSEIPGVDTKLVRNVEYIANCFREQRATCAKGAEWKKIAKVMDRFFMWIFFIMVFLMSILIIGKAE, from the exons ATGCTCATGATGATACCACTAATCTATGTAGTGATGCTCTTTCCTGAAG TGGCTCATTCAGCTCAAGGTCACTACGCACAGAAGCTTCTGAATGATCTCATGGAGAATTATTCCAGCGCCCTGCGGCCTGTGGAGGACACAGACCGAGCCCTCAACGTCACCTTACAGATCACCCTCTCTCAGATCAAAGACATG gaTGAGAGGAACCAGGTGCTGATTGCCTACCTGTGGATCAGGCAGACATGGCATGATGCTTACTTGAAGTGGAATAAAGAGGACTATGATGGACTTGAAGTGATCCACATCCCCAGCAGCCTGGTGTGGAGGCCAGACCTTGTCCTGTATAACAA AGCTGACGATGATTTCTCAGGGCCAATGGACACTAATGTGAGACTGCGCTATAATGGAGAGATCACCTGGGATGCTCCCGCTATCACCAAGAGCTCCTGTGTGGTGGATGTCTCCTACTTTCCATTTGACAGCCAGGAATGTAACCTCACCTTTGGCTCCTGGACCTACAATGGTAACCAG GTAGACATCATTATGGGTATGGACAGTGGTGACCTGTCAGACTTTGTGGAAAATGTGGAATGGGAGTGCCACGGGATGCCGGCCACCAAGAATGTCATCATGTACGGCTGCTGCTCTGACCCATATCCAGACATCACATATACAGTGCTTCTGCAGCGTCGCTCCTCCTTCTACATCTtcaacctcctcctcccctgcttCCTCATCTCTTTCTTGGCCCCTCTGGGGTTCTACCTGCCTGCAGACTCTGGGGAGAAAGTTTCTCTTGGAGTGACAGTTCTTCTGGCTCTCACCGTGTTCCAGCTAATGGTGGCTGAGAGCATGCCTCCATCAGAGAGTGTGCCGCTTATAG GGAAATACTACATTGCCACTATGACCATGGTCACAGCCTCCACAGCTCTCACCATCTTCATCATGAACATCCATTTTTGTGGTGCTGAGGCCAAACCAGTTCCTCACTGGGCAAAAGTCCTCATTATTGATTACATGTCCaagattttctttgtttatgaGGTGGGGGAGAATTGtgcctctgcctcctcttcttcgTCTGTCCATTCCCTGCAGGATGACATTCGTCACCAGCAATACAGCTCCCATATTCAGGCGAATGGAAATCCAAAGAGTCACAGTAGCCAAAAGGACCAGCAGAGTCACAAACACCCCAGACCCCAGACCCCGAAACCACAGCACCATCCTAGAGTGAGGGCTCAGCACCACATCactagaggagagaggagccaCCTCTCTAGCTCTGCACCTGGAAGGTATGAAAGCTCTAATGGTAAAGTCTATACCGGCGACTGCTGTAAAGGGGACCAGAAGGTCCCCTGCTGCCCTGAAGACCAAAAGTTCAACTGCTGCCCTGAAGACAAAAAGCCGCCACCTCAAGGCCCCACAGTAACCTTTGGCCCCTGTGTGTTCTGTACACATAGCAGTGAGATTCCTGGTGTGGACACCAAGCTGGTTCGAAATGTGGAGTATATCGCAAACTGCTTCAGAGAGCAGAGGGCCACATGCGCCAAGGGGGCAGAATGGAAGAAGATTGCTAAGGTGATGGACAGGTTCTTTATGTGGATCTTCTTCATCATGGTGTTCCTTATGAGTATTCTCATCATTGGCAAGGCCGAGTGA